One part of the Candidatus Reconcilbacillus cellulovorans genome encodes these proteins:
- a CDS encoding DNA-directed RNA polymerase subunit omega codes for MLYPSLDELVQKVGSKYALVVAASKRARALRDGARSALVEPRSHKQVGLALEEIHQDLVRIEFPDGETRGS; via the coding sequence ATGCTTTATCCTTCGCTTGACGAACTGGTACAGAAAGTAGGCAGCAAGTATGCGCTCGTCGTCGCCGCGTCGAAGCGGGCGCGAGCTTTGCGCGACGGTGCCAGAAGTGCTTTGGTCGAACCGCGCTCCCACAAACAGGTCGGCTTGGCGCTGGAGGAAATACACCAGGATCTCGTCCGGATCGAATTTCCGGACGGCGAGACGCGCGGTTCGTAA
- a CDS encoding calcium-translocating P-type ATPase, SERCA-type, which translates to MAETRWHRLSSREVAALLNTDEQYGLTSSEADRRLKENGPNELAESGNVSPIALFLRQFQDFMVLVLLAATAVSAFLGETLDAVTIVAIVVLNGVLGFFQEFRAERSLRTLKRLSAPTAKVVRDGRRTVVPAGTLVPGDVVVVESGDRIPADVRWLEANGLLTDESALTGESEPVAKTADPIGDDEPALGDLRNLGFMGTMAVRGTGRAVVVRTGMATEIGKIAELIRKAEAQKTPLERRLEQLGKVLIGVSLVLTALVAAAGILHGQPAYEMFLTGVSLAVAAIPEGLPAVVTIALALGVQRMIRRRAVVRKLQSVETLGCASFICSDKTGTLTRNQMTVAQIWIGGRRLDVSGSGYEPFGEIRENGKPVDARRDAALRRLLQVFALCNNAELVQTQGRWTVRGDSTEGALLALAAKAGLSKPSLEALYHREIELPFTSERKRMSVAIAHQGGRLLLTKGAPDVLLDLCTYALWEDKVIPLTPTIKAKIAAAAEQMAGEALRVIAAAYRELRDEDGVADETAETRLVFVGMAGMIDPPRPGVREAIARCRLAGIRTVMITGDHRATAVAIAGQLGMLSSGALVVTGRELDAMTDDQLDELVERIAVYARVTPEHKLRIVRSLKRRGHVVAMTGDGVNDAPALKAADIGVAMGGGTDVAKEASSLVLADDHFATIAAAVEEGRNIYENIRKFIRYLLASNVGEIMTMLLAMMAGLPVPLLPIQILWVNLVTDGLPAMALGVDQPESDLMLRDPRPAKEGVFARRLGWKIVSRGLLIGICTLLAFWLVLRHDPSDPERLVRAQTVAFATLVMAQLIHVFDCRSSRSIFHRPLLENRALVWAVLSSLALMLAVLYWDPLQTVFHTVDLGAAEWCLVLAAAGFPTFFMGIGSVLSPRFRRKRPRPAIRTSMHRGGIAL; encoded by the coding sequence ATGGCGGAAACCCGATGGCATCGGCTGTCGTCGCGAGAAGTCGCGGCGCTGCTGAACACCGACGAACAGTACGGATTGACATCATCCGAGGCGGATCGCCGTCTTAAGGAAAACGGACCGAACGAACTGGCGGAGAGCGGCAACGTCTCTCCGATCGCGCTGTTTTTGCGCCAATTTCAAGACTTTATGGTCCTGGTGCTGCTTGCGGCGACGGCGGTTTCGGCGTTTCTGGGCGAGACGCTCGACGCCGTGACGATCGTCGCGATCGTCGTGTTGAACGGCGTGCTGGGGTTCTTTCAGGAGTTCCGGGCCGAGCGGTCGCTGCGGACGTTGAAGCGGCTGTCCGCACCGACGGCGAAAGTCGTTCGCGACGGCAGGCGGACGGTTGTGCCCGCCGGAACGCTTGTGCCCGGCGATGTCGTCGTGGTGGAAAGCGGCGATCGGATTCCAGCCGACGTCCGCTGGCTGGAGGCGAACGGTTTGTTGACCGACGAATCGGCATTGACGGGCGAATCCGAGCCCGTCGCCAAGACGGCCGACCCGATCGGCGACGACGAGCCGGCGCTCGGCGATCTGCGCAATCTTGGCTTTATGGGGACAATGGCCGTTCGCGGAACAGGAAGGGCCGTCGTCGTCCGAACCGGCATGGCGACAGAGATCGGAAAGATCGCCGAACTGATTCGGAAGGCGGAAGCCCAGAAAACACCGCTTGAGCGACGGCTCGAACAGCTCGGAAAAGTGTTGATCGGTGTTTCGCTCGTGCTGACCGCGCTTGTCGCGGCGGCGGGGATTTTGCACGGTCAACCGGCCTACGAAATGTTTCTGACGGGCGTCAGCCTCGCCGTCGCGGCTATTCCCGAAGGGCTGCCCGCCGTCGTGACGATCGCCCTGGCGCTCGGCGTGCAGCGGATGATCCGGCGCCGCGCCGTCGTCCGCAAACTGCAGAGCGTCGAAACGCTCGGGTGCGCGTCGTTCATCTGTTCGGACAAAACGGGAACGCTGACGCGCAATCAGATGACGGTGGCACAAATCTGGATCGGCGGACGCCGACTCGACGTGTCCGGTTCCGGTTATGAACCGTTCGGAGAGATTCGGGAAAACGGTAAGCCCGTCGACGCGCGCAGGGACGCGGCGCTCCGGCGGCTGTTGCAAGTGTTTGCCCTTTGCAACAACGCGGAACTCGTTCAGACGCAGGGACGATGGACGGTGCGCGGCGATTCGACGGAAGGAGCTTTGCTGGCGCTGGCGGCGAAGGCGGGGCTGTCCAAACCGTCGCTTGAGGCGCTTTATCACCGGGAAATCGAGCTGCCTTTTACGTCGGAACGAAAACGGATGTCGGTAGCGATCGCCCATCAAGGCGGCCGGCTGTTGCTGACGAAAGGCGCGCCGGACGTGCTGCTCGACCTTTGTACATACGCGCTGTGGGAGGACAAGGTGATTCCGCTGACGCCGACCATAAAGGCGAAAATCGCCGCAGCGGCAGAGCAAATGGCCGGCGAGGCGCTGCGCGTCATCGCGGCCGCCTATCGGGAACTTCGTGATGAAGATGGCGTTGCCGATGAAACCGCGGAAACCCGGCTCGTTTTCGTCGGGATGGCCGGTATGATCGATCCCCCTCGTCCGGGCGTGCGGGAAGCGATCGCGCGTTGTCGGCTGGCCGGCATCCGGACGGTTATGATTACCGGCGACCATCGCGCTACGGCGGTGGCGATCGCCGGACAGCTGGGCATGTTGTCATCCGGAGCCTTGGTCGTCACCGGTCGAGAGCTCGACGCGATGACTGACGACCAACTGGACGAACTCGTCGAGCGGATCGCCGTCTACGCGCGGGTAACGCCGGAACATAAGCTGCGCATTGTCCGTTCGCTCAAGCGCCGCGGTCATGTGGTGGCGATGACGGGCGACGGCGTCAACGACGCGCCGGCGCTCAAGGCGGCCGACATCGGCGTCGCGATGGGAGGCGGCACCGATGTTGCCAAAGAGGCGTCTTCGCTCGTTTTGGCCGACGATCATTTCGCTACGATCGCGGCGGCCGTCGAGGAAGGAAGAAACATTTATGAAAATATAAGAAAATTCATTCGATATCTTCTCGCTTCCAATGTCGGCGAAATCATGACGATGCTGCTGGCGATGATGGCCGGATTGCCGGTTCCGCTGTTGCCGATCCAGATTTTGTGGGTCAACCTGGTGACGGACGGTTTGCCGGCGATGGCGCTCGGCGTCGATCAGCCGGAGTCCGATCTTATGTTGCGCGATCCGCGGCCGGCGAAAGAAGGCGTTTTTGCGCGCCGGCTCGGGTGGAAAATCGTCAGCCGCGGGTTGTTGATCGGGATTTGCACTTTGCTGGCATTCTGGCTCGTATTACGGCATGACCCGTCGGATCCGGAACGTCTTGTCCGCGCCCAAACGGTGGCATTCGCGACGCTGGTGATGGCCCAGCTGATTCACGTGTTCGACTGCCGCAGTTCGCGCTCGATTTTTCATCGGCCGCTTCTGGAAAACCGAGCGCTCGTCTGGGCGGTGTTGTCGTCACTCGCGCTCATGCTGGCGGTGCTGTATTGGGACCCGCTGCAAACGGTCTTTCATACGGTCGACCTCGGGGCGGCCGAATGGTGCCTCGTGCTGGCGGCGGCTGGTTTTCCGACGTTTTTTATGGGAATCGGCAGTGTGTTGTCGCCGCGTTTTCGCCGTAAACGCCCGCGCCCTGCGATCCGGACGTCTATGCATCGCGGCGGAATTGCGCTATAG
- a CDS encoding bifunctional homocysteine S-methyltransferase/methylenetetrahydrofolate reductase, whose product MTEKLDLRRALAERVLVGDGALGTLLYQMGFPVGISYEELNLTRPDVIADVHRRYREAGASVIETNTFSANRLKLARFGLERRVADINRAGVRLARKAAGPDGYVAGSVGPIRTQGQRHASLRDLRSAYREQIEALLEEGVDAIMLETFEDVDELELAVETVRRLSDVPVVAQLALEDVDATPSGRPVADAIAALRDAGADVVGFNCRIGPSRMVRLLEAIPAPLRASVPFSVYPNAGFAEYVEGKFRYGTPPEYFSEIAVRFVERGARLIGGCCGTTPEHVAAIAQALQGVRPADDGAVRASGWRMEIRTAAGDGPEGGRGEKSDADTGSAAATAVPTLLDLVRTRHTVVVELDPPRDLDMSKFMEAAKTLRDAGVDALTMADNSLAMTRMSNLAAGFLVKERLGVRPLIHIACRDRNLIGTQSHLMGLHALGIDHVLAITGDPARFGDLPGASSVYDLTSVELIRMIKQLNEGISFSGKPLKHRARFVVGCAFNPNVKHLDKALERLEKKIEAGADFVMTQPVYDPALIETVGEAARRLPVPVFLGIMPVVSEANAVYLHNEVPGIRLPDAVLRRMAGLKGERGREEGIRIAKELLDVAIGLFHGIYLMTPMLFSSMTAELTRYVWRMTGRAAAGLPTCSSG is encoded by the coding sequence ATGACGGAAAAACTTGATCTGCGCCGGGCGCTGGCCGAACGGGTGTTGGTCGGCGACGGCGCGCTGGGGACGCTGCTGTACCAAATGGGATTTCCCGTCGGCATTTCGTACGAGGAGCTGAATTTGACCCGACCGGACGTGATCGCGGACGTTCATCGCCGCTATCGCGAAGCGGGCGCGTCGGTGATCGAGACGAACACGTTTTCTGCCAATCGCCTGAAGCTAGCGCGGTTCGGGCTGGAGCGGCGCGTCGCGGACATTAACCGAGCCGGCGTCCGGCTCGCCCGCAAGGCGGCTGGGCCGGACGGCTATGTGGCCGGATCGGTCGGCCCGATCCGGACGCAAGGCCAGCGCCATGCGTCGCTGCGCGATCTTCGGTCGGCGTATCGTGAACAGATCGAGGCGTTGCTGGAAGAAGGCGTCGACGCGATTATGCTGGAGACGTTCGAGGACGTCGACGAGCTGGAACTGGCCGTGGAAACGGTTCGCCGGCTTTCCGACGTGCCGGTCGTCGCGCAGCTGGCGTTGGAAGACGTCGATGCGACGCCGTCGGGCAGACCGGTGGCGGACGCTATCGCGGCGCTTCGCGATGCGGGGGCGGACGTCGTCGGTTTCAATTGTCGGATCGGGCCGAGCCGGATGGTTCGGCTGCTGGAGGCGATTCCCGCCCCTTTGCGCGCGTCGGTGCCGTTTTCGGTCTATCCCAACGCCGGTTTTGCCGAGTATGTCGAGGGGAAGTTTCGATACGGGACGCCGCCGGAATATTTTTCGGAGATCGCCGTGAGGTTCGTCGAGCGAGGCGCGAGGCTGATCGGCGGTTGCTGCGGCACGACGCCCGAACATGTAGCGGCGATCGCGCAGGCGTTGCAGGGGGTTCGGCCAGCAGACGACGGTGCGGTGAGGGCGTCCGGTTGGCGGATGGAAATCCGAACGGCCGCCGGCGACGGTCCGGAAGGCGGTCGGGGCGAAAAGTCCGACGCCGATACCGGCTCGGCCGCCGCGACGGCGGTTCCGACGCTGCTCGATCTCGTGCGGACGAGGCATACGGTCGTCGTCGAACTCGATCCGCCGCGCGATCTCGACATGTCCAAATTCATGGAAGCAGCGAAAACGCTGCGTGACGCCGGCGTCGACGCCCTGACGATGGCGGACAACTCGCTCGCCATGACGAGGATGAGCAATCTGGCGGCCGGATTTCTTGTCAAGGAGCGACTGGGCGTGCGCCCGCTGATTCATATCGCCTGCCGAGACCGCAACCTGATCGGCACACAGTCTCATCTGATGGGCCTGCACGCGCTCGGCATCGACCACGTGCTGGCGATCACCGGCGATCCGGCGAGGTTCGGCGATCTGCCCGGCGCCAGTTCCGTCTACGACTTGACGTCGGTCGAACTGATCCGGATGATCAAGCAGCTGAACGAGGGCATTTCGTTTTCCGGCAAGCCGCTGAAACATCGCGCTCGGTTCGTCGTCGGTTGTGCGTTCAACCCGAACGTCAAACATTTGGACAAGGCGCTCGAACGTCTGGAAAAAAAGATTGAGGCCGGCGCCGATTTCGTGATGACACAGCCCGTCTACGATCCGGCGCTGATCGAAACGGTCGGCGAGGCGGCGCGCCGTCTGCCTGTACCGGTTTTCCTCGGCATTATGCCCGTCGTCAGCGAGGCGAATGCGGTTTATTTGCATAACGAGGTGCCCGGCATCCGGTTGCCGGACGCGGTTTTGCGCCGCATGGCGGGATTAAAGGGCGAGCGCGGTCGGGAAGAAGGAATCCGGATCGCCAAGGAACTGCTCGACGTCGCGATCGGATTGTTCCATGGTATCTATTTGATGACTCCGATGCTTTTTTCCTCCATGACCGCGGAATTGACGCGTTACGTCTGGCGAATGACCGGACGGGCCGCGGCCGGTTTGCCGACTTGTTCCTCCGGCTGA
- a CDS encoding UDP-glucose 6-dehydrogenase, with amino-acid sequence MNGRRERVAVFGAGRVGLVTAACLAEVGHTVVCIDRDTDKIDRLRGGETPIYEPGLEPLIRRNEQAGRLAFTVEAREAVGRSDVVIVAVGTPPLATGDVDLAQVWEVADCLAESIDAPKWIAVKSTVPVGTCRKLEERLRASVGPDVPVYVVSNPEFLREGSAIDDTFGADRVVVGCAEPEAGERIRQLYEPFGVPVFLTDRESAELIKYAANAFLAMKISFINEIANICEKVGADVESVAKGIGMDRRIGPHFLRAGIGYGGSCFPKDTTAQLRFAENVDYEFRILRAVVEVNRLQRLRFVDKIETALGGVARKRIALLGLTFKPDTDDLRDSPALDIANELVRRGASVCAFDPVAYRSAAALVPGAETTGDLKRALAGADAVVVATEWEVVRALDLAAARSLVRTPIIIDGRNVWEPRSVAAAGWRYVSVGRPEAGAASAVEGRTSGG; translated from the coding sequence ATGAACGGCCGGCGGGAGCGGGTGGCCGTTTTCGGGGCGGGCCGCGTCGGGCTCGTGACGGCGGCCTGTCTGGCGGAAGTCGGCCATACGGTCGTCTGCATCGATCGCGATACCGACAAGATCGACCGGCTTCGCGGCGGCGAAACGCCGATTTACGAACCCGGCCTTGAACCGCTCATCCGGCGCAACGAGCAGGCCGGCCGCCTGGCGTTTACGGTGGAAGCGCGCGAGGCGGTCGGCCGTTCGGACGTCGTCATCGTAGCGGTCGGGACGCCTCCGCTTGCGACCGGCGACGTTGATTTGGCGCAGGTGTGGGAAGTCGCGGACTGTCTTGCGGAGTCCATCGACGCGCCGAAGTGGATCGCCGTCAAAAGTACCGTGCCCGTCGGCACATGCCGCAAGCTGGAAGAAAGGCTCCGGGCGAGCGTCGGACCGGATGTTCCGGTTTACGTCGTATCGAACCCGGAGTTTTTGCGGGAGGGATCGGCGATCGACGATACGTTCGGCGCCGACCGCGTCGTCGTCGGTTGCGCCGAACCGGAAGCCGGCGAACGCATTCGCCAGCTGTACGAACCGTTCGGCGTGCCGGTGTTCTTGACCGACCGCGAAAGCGCCGAGTTGATCAAGTACGCGGCGAACGCGTTTTTGGCGATGAAAATCTCGTTTATCAACGAAATCGCGAACATTTGCGAAAAAGTCGGCGCCGACGTGGAGTCGGTCGCGAAAGGGATCGGGATGGACCGACGCATCGGTCCGCATTTTTTGCGCGCGGGTATCGGATACGGCGGTTCCTGTTTTCCGAAAGACACGACGGCCCAGCTGCGCTTTGCGGAAAATGTGGATTACGAATTCCGCATTTTGCGCGCGGTCGTCGAAGTGAACCGTCTGCAACGGCTCCGGTTCGTCGACAAGATCGAAACGGCGCTCGGAGGCGTCGCCCGCAAACGGATCGCCCTGCTCGGGCTGACGTTCAAGCCGGATACCGACGATTTGCGCGATTCGCCGGCGCTGGACATCGCCAACGAGTTGGTGCGCAGGGGCGCTTCGGTGTGCGCGTTCGACCCGGTCGCTTACCGATCTGCGGCGGCGCTTGTGCCGGGAGCGGAAACGACCGGCGACCTCAAGCGGGCGCTGGCCGGCGCGGACGCGGTCGTCGTCGCGACGGAATGGGAGGTCGTGCGCGCGCTTGACTTGGCCGCGGCGAGGTCGCTTGTCCGAACGCCGATTATCATCGACGGCCGCAACGTCTGGGAGCCGCGATCGGTCGCAGCGGCGGGATGGCGGTACGTGTCGGTCGGCCGCCCCGAAGCGGGCGCCGCCTCCGCGGTCGAAGGTCGCACGTCCGGAGGCTAG
- a CDS encoding YicC family protein, translated as MRSMTGFGQSVREVCGYRVRIDIRSVNHRYSEVTVRVPREWTFLEEPLRKAVQAVLKRGKIDVTVTAERQRVEASEIRIDWAVVEAYLQAAERIRDRLGADDRLSVRDVLAIPDVVRIEDVSQQGRDELVRGVLACAEEALAHVSTMREAEGAHLRADLAGRLASIRAWKESLSALAPEVVEQYRLRLRRRIDELLDGVDDVAEQRIAAEVAIFADRCDISEELTRLDSHFDQFARLLDESEPVGRKLDFLLQEAFREVNTIGAKASDARIASLVVEMKAELEKMREQIQNIE; from the coding sequence ATGCGGAGCATGACGGGTTTCGGCCAGTCGGTGCGCGAAGTGTGCGGGTATCGAGTTCGGATCGATATCCGTTCGGTCAACCACCGTTACAGCGAGGTGACGGTCCGCGTCCCCCGCGAATGGACTTTTCTCGAAGAACCGTTGCGAAAAGCCGTTCAGGCCGTGTTGAAGCGGGGAAAAATCGACGTCACCGTGACGGCGGAACGGCAGCGCGTCGAAGCGTCGGAGATTCGGATCGACTGGGCTGTGGTCGAGGCCTACCTGCAAGCCGCCGAGCGGATTCGCGACCGCCTCGGCGCCGATGACCGCCTGTCGGTGCGCGACGTGCTGGCGATTCCCGATGTCGTCCGGATTGAGGATGTTTCTCAGCAAGGCCGCGACGAGCTGGTCCGCGGCGTCCTGGCGTGTGCGGAGGAGGCGCTTGCGCATGTTTCGACGATGCGGGAGGCCGAAGGGGCGCATCTTCGCGCCGATCTGGCGGGACGGCTTGCGTCGATTCGCGCCTGGAAGGAAAGCTTGTCCGCGCTGGCTCCCGAGGTGGTGGAACAGTACCGTTTGCGGCTGCGGCGCAGGATTGACGAGTTGCTGGATGGCGTCGACGACGTCGCGGAACAGCGGATCGCGGCGGAGGTGGCGATTTTCGCCGACCGATGCGACATCAGCGAGGAACTGACGAGGCTGGACAGCCATTTCGACCAGTTCGCGCGGCTGCTCGACGAATCGGAACCGGTCGGCCGCAAACTCGACTTTTTGCTTCAGGAAGCGTTCCGGGAAGTCAACACCATCGGCGCCAAAGCGTCGGACGCGCGCATCGCGTCGCTGGTCGTCGAGATGAAGGCGGAACTTGAAAAGATGCGAGAACAAATTCAAAATATTGAGTGA
- a CDS encoding diaminopimelate epimerase, which translates to MKFVKMHGLGNDFVVAAAESPPDRPDELARRICDRRFGVGADGLVFILPSARADVRMRIWNADGSEAEQCGNAVRCVAKYVYERGIRSADELTIETLAGVCKVRLDVTDGRVRRVRVDMGEPVLRGPDIPTLIAGDRIVGETLEAAGRSFRFTAVSMGNPHCVVFVDGLDSVELDIWGPAIERHPLFPNRTNVEFAVVNGRREIEVRVWERGAGPTLACGTGACAVLVAAVLNGYADREATVVLPGGDLLVEWSEADGRVYMSGPATAVFEGEIPDDGKT; encoded by the coding sequence ATGAAATTCGTTAAAATGCACGGGCTCGGCAACGATTTCGTGGTCGCGGCGGCGGAGTCGCCGCCCGACCGGCCGGATGAGCTTGCGCGCCGCATCTGCGATCGACGCTTCGGCGTCGGGGCGGACGGGCTTGTTTTCATTTTGCCGTCTGCGCGCGCGGACGTCCGGATGCGCATCTGGAACGCCGACGGTTCGGAGGCCGAGCAGTGCGGCAACGCTGTTCGCTGCGTTGCGAAATATGTGTACGAGCGGGGGATCCGTTCCGCCGACGAGCTGACGATCGAGACGCTCGCCGGCGTTTGCAAGGTGCGGCTCGACGTAACGGATGGTCGAGTAAGACGGGTCCGCGTCGACATGGGTGAGCCGGTTTTGCGCGGTCCGGACATTCCGACGCTGATCGCCGGGGACAGAATCGTCGGCGAGACGCTGGAGGCGGCGGGACGTTCGTTTCGGTTCACGGCGGTATCGATGGGCAATCCGCACTGCGTCGTGTTCGTCGACGGGCTCGACAGCGTGGAGCTGGACATATGGGGGCCGGCGATCGAACGCCATCCTCTGTTCCCCAACCGCACGAACGTCGAGTTCGCCGTTGTTAACGGGCGTCGCGAAATCGAGGTGCGCGTTTGGGAACGCGGCGCCGGGCCGACGTTGGCGTGCGGGACCGGCGCATGCGCCGTTTTGGTGGCTGCGGTGCTGAACGGTTATGCCGACCGCGAGGCGACCGTCGTGCTTCCCGGCGGCGACTTGCTCGTCGAATGGTCGGAAGCGGACGGACGCGTTTACATGAGCGGTCCCGCAACGGCGGTGTTCGAAGGGGAGATCCCGGATGACGGAAAAACTTGA
- a CDS encoding bifunctional 4'-phosphopantothenoylcysteine decarboxylase/phosphopantothenoylcysteine synthetase, whose protein sequence is MIATSADRERPLVGRTIVLGVSGGIAAYKAAALCSRLTQAGARVRVVMTEAATRFVTPLTFQALSGHDVAVGVFEERDPSVIAHIDLAEKADLFVVAPATADVLAKMAHGFADDMLTAALLAARSPVLVCPSMNVHMYRHPAVEANMRLLRERGIRFVEPDDGPLACGYVGKGRLAEPEKIVEAVVRLLAPSGPLAGKRVLVTAGGTVERLDPVRYIGNDSSGKMGYAIAAAARDRGARVVLVSGKASVAPPEGVELVRAESAEDMFAAVRSRWEETDVLIKAAAVADFRPKMRSDSKLKKKDKDVWTVELVRNPDIAEWAGRHKDGRLIVLFAAETDDVQRNAVEKLRRKNGDLIVVNDVTEPGAGFGSDTNRVDVYDADGLVASLPLLPKREVAERLLSLIEARLNAGRGADSCTRGSS, encoded by the coding sequence ATGATCGCGACGAGCGCGGACCGCGAACGTCCGCTTGTTGGCCGGACGATCGTGCTCGGGGTCAGCGGCGGCATCGCCGCCTACAAGGCTGCTGCGCTTTGCAGCCGGCTGACGCAAGCGGGCGCGCGCGTGCGGGTCGTCATGACGGAGGCGGCGACGCGATTCGTTACGCCGCTGACGTTTCAAGCTTTGTCGGGGCACGACGTCGCCGTCGGCGTGTTCGAGGAGCGCGATCCGTCCGTCATTGCGCACATCGATTTGGCTGAGAAGGCCGACCTGTTCGTCGTCGCGCCGGCGACGGCGGACGTTCTGGCCAAAATGGCGCACGGCTTCGCCGATGATATGCTGACGGCTGCGCTGTTGGCCGCGCGGTCGCCCGTGCTCGTCTGTCCGTCGATGAATGTGCACATGTACCGGCACCCCGCGGTGGAGGCGAACATGCGACTGCTGCGCGAGCGGGGGATCCGGTTCGTCGAGCCGGACGACGGTCCGCTGGCGTGTGGTTATGTCGGGAAAGGTCGCCTTGCGGAACCGGAGAAAATCGTGGAAGCGGTCGTCCGGCTGCTCGCACCATCCGGCCCGCTGGCGGGAAAACGGGTGCTCGTGACGGCGGGAGGAACGGTCGAGCGGCTGGATCCCGTCCGGTATATCGGCAACGATTCGTCGGGCAAGATGGGTTATGCGATCGCGGCTGCCGCCCGCGACCGGGGCGCCCGCGTCGTGCTCGTCTCCGGGAAAGCGTCGGTCGCCCCTCCGGAAGGGGTCGAGCTGGTGCGCGCGGAGTCGGCCGAGGATATGTTTGCCGCCGTTCGTTCGAGATGGGAAGAAACGGATGTGTTGATCAAAGCGGCCGCTGTCGCCGACTTTCGCCCGAAAATGCGGTCGGACAGCAAATTGAAAAAAAAGGACAAAGACGTCTGGACGGTCGAGCTTGTCCGCAATCCCGACATTGCGGAATGGGCGGGTCGGCACAAGGACGGCCGCCTGATCGTGCTGTTTGCGGCCGAGACCGACGACGTTCAACGCAACGCGGTCGAGAAACTCCGGCGGAAAAACGGCGACCTGATCGTCGTCAACGACGTCACCGAGCCGGGTGCAGGATTCGGTTCGGACACGAACCGGGTCGACGTTTACGACGCCGACGGGTTAGTGGCGTCGTTGCCGCTTCTGCCGAAGCGGGAAGTGGCCGAACGTCTTCTTTCGCTTATCGAGGCGCGCCTCAATGCCGGCAGGGGGGCCGATTCGTGTACGCGCGGGTCGTCGTAG
- a CDS encoding guanylate kinase has product MANDAAKGYLPPGLLIVLSGPSGVGKGTVCARLREMAPELAYSVSATTRPARQGEVEGVDYFFKTKEQFREMIERDELLEWAEYVGNYYGTPRAFVERTLAEGRDVILEIEVRGAMQVKRKYPDGVFIFLLPPSFEELKTRIFGRGTESEEAIRHRMSVAIEEIRLVEHYDYAVVNDDVDTACRRILSIIAAEHCRRERLWPSLGRMLEGVLG; this is encoded by the coding sequence ATGGCGAATGACGCTGCGAAGGGCTATTTGCCCCCCGGTCTTCTCATCGTGCTGTCGGGGCCTTCCGGCGTCGGAAAAGGGACGGTTTGCGCCCGGTTGCGCGAGATGGCGCCCGAGCTTGCCTACTCGGTATCGGCGACGACGCGGCCCGCCCGGCAGGGGGAAGTCGAGGGCGTCGACTATTTTTTCAAGACGAAAGAGCAGTTCCGGGAAATGATCGAACGAGACGAACTGCTCGAATGGGCGGAATACGTCGGCAACTATTACGGAACGCCGCGCGCCTTCGTCGAGCGGACGCTCGCGGAAGGGCGGGACGTCATCCTCGAAATCGAAGTTCGCGGCGCGATGCAGGTCAAGCGGAAATATCCGGACGGCGTTTTCATTTTTTTACTGCCGCCGTCGTTTGAGGAACTGAAAACGAGGATTTTCGGCCGCGGGACGGAATCCGAAGAGGCGATCCGCCACCGGATGAGCGTTGCGATCGAGGAAATCCGGCTCGTTGAACATTACGACTACGCCGTCGTCAACGACGACGTCGACACGGCTTGTCGCCGTATTCTGTCGATCATCGCGGCCGAACATTGCCGACGCGAACGGCTGTGGCCGAGCCTTGGACGTATGCTGGAAGGGGTGTTGGGTTGA